A single genomic interval of Anthonomus grandis grandis chromosome 17, icAntGran1.3, whole genome shotgun sequence harbors:
- the LOC126746078 gene encoding probable nuclear transport factor 2 isoform X2 encodes MALNLQYEAIGKGFVQQYYALFDDPAQRPNLVNMYNVELSFMTFEGVQIQGAPKIMEKLNALSFQKINRIITAVDSQPMFDGGVLINVLGRLQTDDDLPHAYVQTFVLKPIEGSFFVQHDVFRLVLHDTI; translated from the exons ATGGCCCTAAATCTACAATACGAGGCGATAGGGAAGGGTTTCGTGCAGCAGTACTACGCGTTATTCGACGATCCGGCCCAGCGTCCCAATTTGGTAAATATGTACAAC GTTGAGCTGTCTTTTATGACCTTCGAAGGTGTGCAAATACAAGGAGCCCCCAAGATCATGGAAAAACTGAAC GCGTtaagtttccagaaaattaatAGGATAATTACGGCTGTGGACTCCCAACCGATGTTCGACGGTGGGGTTTTGATAAACGTTTTAGGGAGATTACAG ACTGATGACGACTTGCCTCACGCGTACGTGCAAACGTTTGTGCTGAAACCAATAGAGGGCAGCTTCTTTGTACAACACGATGTGTTCCGATTGGTTCTGCACGACACTATTTAG
- the LOC126746078 gene encoding probable nuclear transport factor 2 isoform X1: MALNLQYEAIGKGFVQQYYALFDDPAQRPNLVNMYNVELSFMTFEGVQIQGAPKIMEKLNALSFQKINRIITAVDSQPMFDGGVLINVLGRLQADEDPPHAYSQVFVLKPLGNSFFVQHDIFRLGIHDTA, translated from the exons ATGGCCCTAAATCTACAATACGAGGCGATAGGGAAGGGTTTCGTGCAGCAGTACTACGCGTTATTCGACGATCCGGCCCAGCGTCCCAATTTGGTAAATATGTACAAC GTTGAGCTGTCTTTTATGACCTTCGAAGGTGTGCAAATACAAGGAGCCCCCAAGATCATGGAAAAACTGAAC GCGTtaagtttccagaaaattaatAGGATAATTACGGCTGTGGACTCCCAACCGATGTTCGACGGTGGGGTTTTGATAAACGTTTTAGGGAGATTACAG GCTGACGAGGACCCCCCGCACGCTTACTCCCAAGTGTTCGTACTAAAACCTTTAGGAAATTCGTTTTTCGTGCAGCACGACATCTTTCGGCTGGGCATCCACGATACGGCGTAA